In Maridesulfovibrio sp., the genomic stretch TTTGAACGCACCGGGGCAATGGCTGTTGACATGGAATCCATAGCTGTTGCGCAAGCCGCAAAACAGGCTGGGATTCCTTTCGGCTGCATACGGGCTATCAGCGACGACTTCAAGCGGGGTATCCCTGAAGAATCGCTGGCCGGGGTCAATGAAAACGGCCAAACACAGCTCAGTCCAATTCTAAAAGCAATTATCAAGAGGCCCGGACTGATTCTTGAGCTGATCCCCATGGGGCGGGATTATTCTAAGGCTTTAAAGGCGCTGGGGGAAATTTTTAAATAAAAAAGGCCCGTTGAAGGTTACTTCAACGGGCCTTTTCCAACTAATCAATTTACTTAACGCTGACACCTTTTAGGGCCAGCAAGGCACCTTTAATAGGGTGTCTTACTGAATCAGCCACTGCAGTAGGCTCAAAACCACAATGAACCATGCAGTTCGCGCAACGGGGATCGTTACCAACACCGAATTTGTCCCAGTCAGTATGTTCCATTAGTTCCTTATAGGATGAAACAAAACCGTCTTCAAGCAGGTAGCAGGGACGCTGCCAGCCATGCACGGAACGACAGGGGTTGCCCCACGGGGAACATTTGTAATCCGGCTGATTTCCGGCGAGAAAATCGAGATAGAAGCTACTGTGGCTGAAATCCCAATCCTTGCCTTTGCCGATGGTGAAAATTTCACGGAAAAGCTTCTCACTCTGCGGACGGGTCAGGAATGCATCCTGATCTTCTGCTGCTTCGTAGCTGAATGCAGCGGAAAGAGTCATGCCGTCAACTTTAAGATCCATGAGAAAATCAAAGAACTCAGCAGCTTTTTCAGCAGTCTGTCCGCCGAAGAGAGTTGTATTGGTATTCACCCGAAAGCCCTTTGATTTAAGCAACTTGATGGTACGAACTGCAGAATCAAAAACGCCCTGCTTGCAGACAACCTTATCGTGAACTTCTGCGGGACCGTCCAGATGAAGGTTGAAGGTCAGGTATGGGCTGGGTTTGAACTCGTGAATGCGCTCGGGCATGAGGATGCCGTTGGTGCAGAGGTAGACGAATTTCTTACGTTTGATCAGCTCGCTGACGATGGTCGGAATTTCCGGGTGAAGCAGGGGCTCACCACCGGGAATGGAAACAATAGGAGCACCGCACTCTTCCACCGCCGCTATGCATTCATCAACAGAAAGACGTTTATTTAGAATTTCCGGCGGCTGGTTGACTTTACCGCAGCCTTTGCAACGCAAATTGCACTGGAAAAGCGGTTCGAGCATAAGTACCAGCGGGTAATGTTTGTTACCCTTAAGGGTCTGGGTGAGAATATATTTGCCGAGTCTAGCTACTTGAATTGCGGGAATTGCCAAGGTATCAACCTCTTTGCCGCCACGTGGGGACGGGTTTATTATTCATTGACCTTATTGCCGGCACAGGCTTTGGTCAGCTTTTTAAAGAAATCAACTTTTAATAATTGTTCACTGAAACTTTTAGCCTTCAGAGCCTTTTCATAGTGAACGCATGCTTCCTTCACTTCATCATCTTCAAGTAATGCGGAAGCAAGTCCGAGATGATTCAAAGCGAAGTCCGGAGCAACCTCAACGGCCCGTTCATAATGCTCCAAAGATTTATCCATGCTCCCGATGCTGATCGGCGAGGAAGGTGCCTGCAGATAAAGCTCGCCCAGAAAACGATCAGGTCCTCCGTGGTCAATCTCCGGGGTTAGTTTGGAAGCAGTGAGTGCTTCTTGCTCCATCAACGGGACAAGGTCAAGACCCTTCAGGGGAGCAAGCTGAGCCTCTTTAGCAATTAAATAAGCCAAAAGATAGTGTCCCGGACCTGATTGGGGATTTTTCTCCAGAAATTTCTTCAAACCTATCTGAGAAGATTTCGCATAGTCTGCGGAAGAGACTGTCCCGCTCTCCAGCAGCCATGACGAGCAGGCCGCCCCTTGTAAAATATCCTTACCATTCGCAGACCCGGATAATGCTTCGGATTGCGCACGAGTACAGGGCTTCCAAAAAATTACGCCACCGGCATCATATTCGCTCAGCGGCAGACCGGACGTTGCCGAACACGCGCAGAGCAGAGTCAGCAAACCAGACACCAGAAAAGCAGTACGCAAATGATTCATCATTAAAGGTCCTTATCCGCCGGGTTAAAGCCGGAGGTCTGCAACAGTTTCAACAATTCCTGTGCCTTTGGGTCCTTGCCCATGTTGAGTAACACAGCCTGTAAACGAAAAGAATCATCATCTGTCTTGCCGAACCAGACAACCGGGCTGGTTGGCAGTTCCTCAGATGTGTAAATAACCTTTGTATTGGAGTAGCGATCAGAATCCTTAATTACAGAATACTGAACAGCATCAAGCACAACCCCGACAGCTTTACCCTTATTAACCTTACGCAGCATCCGCAAAGCACTGTGCGTACCTTCGGGAGTAATATCCGCTCCTCCGGTTCCGTGGAAAAGGATATCCAACGCCTTGGGGGTATAAAGCATGGAGCCGAAAACAGTACCTTTCACGCCTTCAGGGTTATCTGTTCCCGATGCGGGCACAATCAAACGCCATATATCCTTTTGCATTCCCTGCGGAAGGGTTGCGGCAACAGGAGTCATAGGGATTTTAGATTTGTAGGATTCAAAAAAAGTCAGGCCGGTAATTGCCCATGCAGGAGCTTCCTTGCCGAGAGCATCCAGAGCAGCATTCAGTTCATTGTAATAAACACCCTGAACCTTTTCCCCCAATTTGGCAGAAAGATATTTTGCCAACTCATCCATAACGGGCTGAGCTTCAGCGGTACTACCCGGCTGACCGGGCTGGATGATGGCGAAATCAAACCTTCCGGCAGTCGCAGCCGAGCTGAAAGCAAGAACCATTACAAATGTGCATACGATAATTCTTCTGAACATAAATTACTTTCCTTTAATCCTTTCAATCAACCTGAAAACAGCGGGAAGGACCACCATGCAACCCACAAGGCAGGTCGCCGATCCGGTAACCATGATTCCACCGAGGGAGGCAAGTCCGCGATGATGTGCAAGCAGCAATCCGCCGAAACCTATCATTGTAGTGCAGAAACTAAGCCCAACCGCCACCGGAGTGCTTGTATGGTACAACCGTTCGCCCTTTGAGAGTTCTTTCCAGCGCGCCAGGAAATGCACACCCCCGTCTACGCCGATGGCTATAAGCACAGGAATAGCAAAGAAATTGGCTAAATTGAAGCTCAAACCGGTGATGCCCATTATCTCCAGAAGCCAAAAGATTCCGGCGAAGAGTGGTACAAGGGTCAGTAATACGTAACTGAGGCTGAATGAGCTAAGGAACAGAAGAAGAGACACCAGAATAATGGTCAGGCCTGCAGCCTCCAGAAAAGTCTCCCGCATGAGCAGAGACGACTCGTAAACCACCACCGGAACCCCGGTAACTTCAGGGTCTATCTTGCGCAGATCAGCGACAAATCCGGTCAGTTTATCAAAATCCCAGACATTGCCGACCGGGGAAACCTTAACCATGAAATGACCGTCCTTGCCCACGTAAAGCGAACGTAATTGTACGGGCAGATCGTCCGGTGTAACTGACCGGACTTCAAGAATTTCCTTAAGCCACGCAAAAGAGCTGGAAAGCTCAGATATCATGCGCTCCTGAAGCGGGGTCAGATTGGCTCCTTCAGCAGGATTCTTCTCAAGAATTTCAAGACATAATTCCGCACGGTCAATAATACCAGCGATCTGATCCAGCTCTTCCTTGGCTCCGGCTGAAAACAATTTTTCCTGAAGGTTTTCAAGGGAATCAATCAGCTTTTCGAGCCCGGCGATAACATCAGCGGGGACAAGTGACGAATTGTGGGTATCGAAATTAATTCCCTGTAGCGCCGCAGCTTCGCCGCGCAGGATTCCAGCCTTTTCTTTCTGTCCTTCGGGCAGAAAATCCAGAATGGAATCAATGCGGCCCACAGATGGAACCTGCTTCAAGCGTCCTATCAATGCCTTCACGGATTCAAGGTCCGGGCAGGTCATGACCGCGAACCATGTGGATTCGTCGGAATCATTAATCAGCACATGCTCGTATTCGACAGACTCAAGACCTTTAGCCTGCAACTCAAGTAGATTATAGTTGAATCCGGCTTTCTGTAATCCTGGTAAAGCCACGGCTGTCAAGACCGCGAAGACGACCAGAACAGTCCCCGGGCGGGAAAGGATCTTTTCCATAAACGGCATTGTCGCCATGCGCGGACGGGATGAAGGGAACCAGTTGCGCCGTCCCGCAATGAGCATCGCGGAAGGCAACACAGTAAGCATGGAAATAAGACAGAAGATAATACCGGTTCCGCCGACAAGACCAAGTTCAGCCAGTCCTACAAAATCCTGTCCCAG encodes the following:
- a CDS encoding MMPL family transporter, whose translation is MNIFYNALELLIRSIWKLVRRAPVAVVICAVLLAAVSAGSSALWLKLDSDQDNLISHELPFQKRNLEQIRNFGDQEYMFVVIKTGGSEEGKAKASQFAVSLAAKLENHPDLVKEVHYAMSARDMGPGVLMFASPDELRQFVALARDFGPLGREWFQKPGLSRFLNMTAGLLNGEKGSGVSGGAAPEMFGPFIGAIDKVVSEMETSLVSGPGLKKTGEPVFGLDKAGIHYFFTDNGKLLIMRILPKKDFGAMDVIGPSLNFVRASLDEVRAQFPEVEAGLTGRPVLSADEMHTTDQDMTIAAIISVVVVGVLFMFILHGWLRPMLVMGSLFCAMAWTFGFTLVTLGRLNLLSIVFALVLVGIGVDFGIHIVMRYVEASGSGMTPDDAVEEALVHTGPGVLLGGLTSVCAFYAVLGQDFVGLAELGLVGGTGIIFCLISMLTVLPSAMLIAGRRNWFPSSRPRMATMPFMEKILSRPGTVLVVFAVLTAVALPGLQKAGFNYNLLELQAKGLESVEYEHVLINDSDESTWFAVMTCPDLESVKALIGRLKQVPSVGRIDSILDFLPEGQKEKAGILRGEAAALQGINFDTHNSSLVPADVIAGLEKLIDSLENLQEKLFSAGAKEELDQIAGIIDRAELCLEILEKNPAEGANLTPLQERMISELSSSFAWLKEILEVRSVTPDDLPVQLRSLYVGKDGHFMVKVSPVGNVWDFDKLTGFVADLRKIDPEVTGVPVVVYESSLLMRETFLEAAGLTIILVSLLLFLSSFSLSYVLLTLVPLFAGIFWLLEIMGITGLSFNLANFFAIPVLIAIGVDGGVHFLARWKELSKGERLYHTSTPVAVGLSFCTTMIGFGGLLLAHHRGLASLGGIMVTGSATCLVGCMVVLPAVFRLIERIKGK
- a CDS encoding PhnD/SsuA/transferrin family substrate-binding protein → MFRRIIVCTFVMVLAFSSAATAGRFDFAIIQPGQPGSTAEAQPVMDELAKYLSAKLGEKVQGVYYNELNAALDALGKEAPAWAITGLTFFESYKSKIPMTPVAATLPQGMQKDIWRLIVPASGTDNPEGVKGTVFGSMLYTPKALDILFHGTGGADITPEGTHSALRMLRKVNKGKAVGVVLDAVQYSVIKDSDRYSNTKVIYTSEELPTSPVVWFGKTDDDSFRLQAVLLNMGKDPKAQELLKLLQTSGFNPADKDL
- the hpnH gene encoding adenosyl-hopene transferase HpnH, giving the protein MAIPAIQVARLGKYILTQTLKGNKHYPLVLMLEPLFQCNLRCKGCGKVNQPPEILNKRLSVDECIAAVEECGAPIVSIPGGEPLLHPEIPTIVSELIKRKKFVYLCTNGILMPERIHEFKPSPYLTFNLHLDGPAEVHDKVVCKQGVFDSAVRTIKLLKSKGFRVNTNTTLFGGQTAEKAAEFFDFLMDLKVDGMTLSAAFSYEAAEDQDAFLTRPQSEKLFREIFTIGKGKDWDFSHSSFYLDFLAGNQPDYKCSPWGNPCRSVHGWQRPCYLLEDGFVSSYKELMEHTDWDKFGVGNDPRCANCMVHCGFEPTAVADSVRHPIKGALLALKGVSVK